A genome region from Geobacter pickeringii includes the following:
- a CDS encoding lysophospholipid acyltransferase family protein, whose protein sequence is MNASFFRRIWVTFSAHVVGFYASTINGFRIKGIENVPREGGVLIASNHISAYETIFLPWAILRSYPMQMLWAPAKEELFRKRFQGWLYSSWGAFPVKRGRDVRAGKVINELLEHEKVMLFPEGTRHKDGVLGPGNRGVGKIIYDTRPVVIPTALVGLNRWKFPGVGQDAAVCFGAPLDFFDLYEREDCKETHQLIVERVMTAIADLLKTEGAYVSKG, encoded by the coding sequence TTGAACGCTTCATTCTTTCGCCGCATCTGGGTTACTTTTTCCGCTCACGTTGTCGGTTTCTATGCATCAACCATCAACGGCTTCCGCATCAAGGGAATCGAAAATGTCCCCCGGGAGGGGGGCGTCCTGATTGCGTCCAATCACATCTCTGCCTACGAAACCATCTTTCTCCCCTGGGCAATTCTCAGGTCCTATCCGATGCAGATGCTATGGGCTCCGGCAAAGGAGGAGCTCTTCCGCAAGCGTTTCCAGGGATGGCTCTATTCATCGTGGGGGGCCTTCCCTGTCAAGCGGGGGCGGGACGTCCGGGCCGGCAAGGTCATCAATGAGCTCCTCGAACATGAGAAGGTGATGCTCTTCCCTGAAGGGACGCGCCACAAGGACGGTGTGCTCGGTCCCGGAAACCGGGGGGTTGGCAAGATCATTTACGATACCCGCCCCGTCGTCATTCCGACGGCGCTCGTGGGGCTTAACCGCTGGAAGTTTCCCGGCGTTGGCCAGGACGCAGCGGTTTGTTTCGGGGCTCCTCTCGATTTTTTCGATCTCTACGAGCGTGAGGATTGCAAAGAGACCCACCAGTTGATCGTGGAGCGGGTGATGACCGCCATAGCGGACCTCCTGAAGACTGAGGGGGCTTATGTCAGCAAAGGTTGA
- the rnhA gene encoding ribonuclease HI has product MSAKVEIFCDGACSGNPGVGGWGTILRYGTTEKELSGAEGMTTNNRMELTGAIKGLEALSRPCRVVVTTDSQYLVKGMTEWLRGWIRKGWVNSKKEPVVNRDLWERLLELTARHQVEWAWIRGHNGHAENERCDALARGAIDDFRREAERLMRR; this is encoded by the coding sequence ATGTCAGCAAAGGTTGAGATATTCTGCGACGGCGCCTGCAGCGGCAATCCGGGAGTCGGTGGCTGGGGAACCATTCTCCGGTACGGGACCACGGAAAAGGAACTGTCCGGCGCGGAGGGGATGACAACCAACAACCGGATGGAGCTGACTGGCGCCATCAAGGGGCTGGAGGCCCTCAGCCGACCGTGCCGGGTTGTTGTCACTACCGACTCGCAGTATCTGGTAAAGGGGATGACGGAGTGGCTTCGGGGGTGGATCCGCAAGGGGTGGGTCAACAGCAAGAAGGAGCCGGTTGTGAACCGTGACCTGTGGGAACGGCTCCTGGAGTTGACGGCACGTCATCAGGTGGAGTGGGCCTGGATCAGGGGGCATAACGGCCACGCAGAAAACGAGCGGTGCGATGCCCTTGCCCGCGGAGCCATCGACGACTTCCGTCGGGAGGCCGAGCGGTTGATGCGCCGATAG
- a CDS encoding HNH endonuclease gives MSYFIVEISEQQVKREKEKARELRRSQWWKNRVARGLCHYCGMSFPPDELTMDHLVPIVRGGTSTRGNVVPACKECNNRKKYLLPMEWEEYLEKMGRGPEDGGEGEH, from the coding sequence GTGAGTTACTTTATTGTCGAGATTTCTGAACAGCAGGTAAAACGGGAAAAGGAGAAGGCCCGGGAACTGCGGCGGAGCCAGTGGTGGAAAAACCGCGTCGCCCGCGGCCTCTGCCACTACTGCGGCATGAGCTTCCCGCCGGATGAGCTGACCATGGATCATCTGGTGCCGATCGTGCGCGGCGGCACGAGCACCCGCGGCAACGTGGTGCCGGCCTGCAAGGAGTGCAACAACCGGAAGAAATACCTTCTTCCCATGGAGTGGGAGGAATATCTTGAGAAAATGGGCAGGGGACCAGAGGACGGGGGCGAGGGGGAGCACTAG
- a CDS encoding HAD family hydrolase: MQRYKTVIYDCDGVMFDSFEANLAFYQRIMAMMDRAPLDRRNEEQMRVLHTYANREVLAYLFPDAKEFEAALRCAGEIDYLDLVPLMVMEEGFRETLDALQGRVGLGVCTNRSTSMEMVLQSFHLDSYFDVVMTAAKVAKPKPHPEPLLKVLDHFGIAPREALFVGDSAVDCQAAAAAGVPFVAYRADLPALARLEGHGEILGLL; the protein is encoded by the coding sequence GTGCAGCGATACAAGACGGTAATCTACGATTGCGACGGGGTCATGTTCGACTCCTTTGAGGCCAATCTGGCCTTTTACCAGCGGATCATGGCGATGATGGACCGGGCGCCCCTCGACCGGCGGAACGAGGAGCAGATGCGGGTCCTCCACACCTACGCGAATCGCGAGGTGCTCGCCTACCTTTTCCCCGACGCGAAGGAATTTGAGGCAGCCCTACGCTGCGCCGGAGAGATCGATTACCTTGACCTCGTCCCCCTCATGGTCATGGAAGAGGGGTTTCGCGAAACCCTTGACGCCTTGCAGGGAAGGGTAGGGCTCGGGGTCTGCACCAACCGTTCGACCTCCATGGAGATGGTGCTGCAGTCGTTCCATCTCGACTCCTATTTCGACGTCGTTATGACCGCCGCCAAGGTGGCAAAGCCGAAACCCCATCCCGAACCTTTGCTGAAGGTTCTCGATCACTTCGGCATAGCTCCCCGCGAGGCCCTTTTCGTGGGGGACTCGGCCGTGGACTGCCAGGCTGCCGCTGCTGCCGGGGTTCCGTTTGTGGCCTATCGCGCCGACTTGCCGGCACTGGCCCGGCTGGAGGGGCATGGCGAAATTCTCGGACTCCTCTGA
- the pfkA gene encoding 6-phosphofructokinase, producing the protein MKRIGILTSGGDCSGMNAAIRAAARTALRMNIEMVGFRKGYLGLMKGDCLTLDNKAVSGILHRGGTFLQSARSPEFRTPEGQQQALAILKELGVEGLVVLGGDGSLTGALALHRLGFPVVGIPASIDNDIPYTDMAIGVDTALNNIIYSVDCIKDTASSHARAFVIEVMGRNSGYLASIAAIATGAEYALVPERAYNLTEICQQLRARYEEGRDNAIIIVAEGAGHAQEVADSIKDAIGFETRVTVLGHYQRGGAPTVFDRLLASRFGKKAVELLVSGTSGIMVGLSCNSMLATPLEDVIRGEKRPQDEVLRLAEVLGI; encoded by the coding sequence ATGAAACGAATCGGGATTCTGACAAGCGGCGGCGACTGCTCCGGCATGAACGCCGCGATCCGGGCGGCGGCACGGACGGCGCTCCGCATGAACATCGAAATGGTCGGTTTCCGCAAGGGGTACCTGGGGCTCATGAAGGGGGATTGCCTCACCCTCGACAACAAGGCGGTATCGGGCATCCTCCATCGCGGCGGCACATTCCTCCAGTCGGCCCGCTCCCCCGAATTCCGCACCCCGGAGGGTCAGCAGCAGGCCCTTGCCATCCTGAAAGAGCTCGGCGTCGAGGGGCTCGTGGTGCTCGGCGGCGACGGCTCGCTCACGGGGGCCCTGGCGCTCCACCGGCTCGGCTTTCCCGTGGTCGGCATCCCCGCCAGCATCGACAACGACATCCCCTACACCGATATGGCCATCGGCGTCGACACCGCCCTCAACAACATCATCTACTCAGTCGACTGCATCAAGGACACCGCCAGCTCCCACGCCCGGGCCTTCGTCATCGAGGTGATGGGGCGCAACTCCGGCTACCTCGCCTCCATCGCCGCCATCGCCACCGGCGCCGAATACGCCCTGGTCCCGGAGCGCGCATACAACCTGACGGAGATCTGCCAGCAGCTCCGCGCCCGTTACGAAGAGGGGCGGGACAACGCCATCATCATCGTTGCCGAGGGGGCGGGGCATGCCCAGGAGGTCGCCGACAGCATCAAGGACGCCATCGGCTTCGAGACCAGAGTGACGGTCCTCGGCCACTACCAGCGGGGGGGAGCACCCACCGTCTTCGACCGGCTCCTGGCGAGCCGCTTCGGCAAGAAGGCGGTGGAACTCCTCGTTTCGGGGACCAGCGGGATCATGGTCGGGCTCTCCTGCAACTCAATGCTCGCTACCCCCCTGGAGGATGTGATCAGGGGAGAAAAGCGCCCCCAGGACGAGGTGCTGCGGCTGGCAGAGGTACTGGGAATCTGA
- a CDS encoding replication-associated recombination protein A — translation MDLFDTSAAAATAKDAPLAERMRPRTLDEYVGQAHLLGEGKLLRRLIESDTLTSLIFWGPPGSGKTTLARIIANATKSHFIFFSAILSGVKEIREIVKEAEEEKKYRGRNTILFVDEIHRFNKSQQDAFLPYVEKGTFTIIGATTENPSFEVVAPLLSRCKVLVLNPLAPEEIEAILRHALQDEERGLGSASLAASDEAIAFMAEQAGGDGRVALNTLETAARLAKDNAIDLETVREALQKKPLLYDKGGEEHYNVISAFIKSMRGSDPDGALYWLARMIEAGEDPLFILRRMVILASEDIGNADPRALQVAVAALQGFQFIGLPEGRIIMAQAVTYLATAPKSNASYAGINAAQAEVRKSGALPVPMHVRNAPTKLMNELGYGKGYRYAHDYEEGYAFQEYLPERLAGTEFYSPRGHGYEKTIKERMEYIRGMKERDEG, via the coding sequence ATGGACCTCTTCGACACCAGCGCCGCCGCTGCAACGGCCAAGGACGCGCCGCTCGCCGAACGGATGCGCCCGAGGACCCTCGACGAGTACGTGGGGCAGGCGCACCTGCTGGGGGAGGGGAAGCTGCTGCGCCGCCTCATCGAGTCGGACACCCTCACGTCGCTCATCTTCTGGGGCCCTCCCGGCTCCGGCAAGACGACCCTCGCCCGGATCATCGCCAACGCCACCAAGTCCCACTTCATCTTCTTCTCCGCCATCCTTTCGGGGGTGAAGGAGATTCGTGAGATCGTCAAGGAGGCCGAGGAGGAGAAGAAGTACCGGGGACGCAACACCATCCTCTTCGTCGACGAGATCCACCGTTTCAACAAGAGCCAGCAGGACGCCTTCCTCCCTTACGTGGAAAAGGGGACCTTCACCATCATCGGCGCCACCACGGAGAACCCCTCCTTCGAGGTGGTGGCGCCGCTCCTTTCCCGCTGCAAGGTCCTCGTCCTCAATCCGCTTGCTCCCGAAGAGATCGAAGCGATCCTGCGCCATGCCCTGCAGGACGAAGAGCGGGGGCTGGGCAGCGCCAGCCTTGCGGCAAGCGACGAGGCCATCGCCTTCATGGCCGAACAGGCCGGAGGCGACGGGCGGGTGGCACTCAACACGCTGGAGACGGCGGCGCGGCTGGCAAAGGACAACGCCATCGACCTCGAGACCGTCCGCGAGGCGCTGCAGAAGAAACCGCTCCTCTACGACAAGGGGGGGGAGGAGCATTACAACGTCATCTCCGCCTTCATCAAGTCGATGCGCGGCAGCGACCCCGACGGCGCCCTCTACTGGCTCGCCCGGATGATCGAGGCGGGGGAGGACCCACTTTTCATCCTCCGGCGGATGGTGATCCTGGCCAGCGAGGATATCGGCAACGCCGATCCCCGGGCGCTCCAGGTGGCGGTGGCGGCGCTGCAGGGATTCCAGTTTATCGGGCTGCCCGAGGGGCGCATCATCATGGCCCAGGCCGTGACCTATCTCGCCACGGCACCCAAGTCCAACGCCTCCTACGCCGGGATCAACGCCGCCCAGGCGGAGGTCAGAAAGAGCGGCGCCCTCCCCGTGCCGATGCACGTCCGCAACGCCCCCACGAAGCTCATGAATGAACTGGGCTACGGCAAAGGCTACCGCTACGCCCACGACTACGAGGAGGGATACGCCTTCCAGGAGTATCTCCCGGAGCGGCTGGCCGGGACGGAGTTTTACTCCCCCCGAGGACACGGCTATGAAAAAACGATCAAGGAACGCATGGAATATATTCGCGGGATGAAAGAGAGGGACGAGGGATGA
- a CDS encoding glycogen/starch/alpha-glucan phosphorylase: protein MHDDALLNSPDPAELDALMLIIKSFLEHLEYTLGKDKYSATRHDIFNALSYAVRDRMVERWLDTQQAYYNEDPKRVYYVSMEFLMGRTLENSLVNLGLLEQFREAMNSLGYDLDQLFDQEQDAGLGNGGLGRLAACFLDSMATKGIPGYGYGIRYEYGIFRQNIVDGSQVEIPDNWLRYRNPWELDRQEHLHPVKFYGRVVERKDAGGKPVFDWVDTEDVMAMAYDTPTPGYGTNTVNTMRLWTAKSTREFDLAFFNEGNYIRAVEKKMVTENISKVLYPADNVPEGKELRFKQEYFLACATVYDVIYRFRKTHDDLRLLPTKVAIQLNDTHPALCIPEMMRLLLDHYRLDWDTAWEITTKTFAYTNHTILPEALEKWPVWFFEHILPRHIQIIYEINDRFLAEVRKRFPGDTGKLQRMSLIEEHWERKVRMANLAIVGSHSVNGVAALHTEILKESVFRDFYEMFPGRFNNKTNGITQRRWLKCANPGQAALITDVIGDGWVKELYELTRLGDHAADPAFVAQWRQVKRENKERLARYILDHNCVQVNVDSLFDCQVKRIHEYKRQLLNVLHVITLYNRIKANPAGDFVPRTVIFSGKAAPAYFIAKLVIRLINAVGDVVNNDPEIGDRLKVVFLANYSVSLAERIFPAADLSEQISTAGTEASGTGNMKFALNGALTIGTLDGANIEIMEEVGRDNIFIFGMNAAEVEELRRKGYNPRDWYGRNAELKKVLDMIAEGRFSPDNHDLFRPIVDTLLNQGDYYMLLADYASYIAAQEEVARLYLDQDEWARKAILNCAGMGKFSSDRTIAEYAREIWEVEPMEIRPVLEFRQHDGVTES, encoded by the coding sequence ATGCACGATGACGCGCTCCTCAACTCTCCCGACCCTGCCGAACTCGACGCCCTGATGCTCATCATAAAGTCATTCCTTGAGCATCTGGAGTACACCCTTGGCAAAGACAAGTACTCCGCCACCCGGCACGACATCTTCAACGCCCTCTCCTACGCCGTCCGCGACCGGATGGTGGAACGGTGGCTCGACACCCAGCAGGCCTACTACAACGAAGATCCGAAACGGGTCTACTACGTCTCCATGGAGTTCCTGATGGGGCGGACCCTGGAGAACAGCCTCGTGAATCTCGGGCTCCTCGAGCAGTTCCGCGAGGCGATGAACTCCCTGGGGTACGATCTGGACCAGCTCTTCGATCAGGAACAGGACGCGGGCCTCGGCAACGGCGGCCTCGGACGGCTCGCCGCATGCTTCCTCGACTCCATGGCCACCAAGGGAATCCCCGGCTACGGCTACGGCATCCGCTACGAATACGGCATCTTCCGCCAGAACATCGTTGACGGCTCCCAGGTGGAGATTCCCGACAACTGGCTCCGCTACCGCAACCCCTGGGAACTCGACCGGCAGGAGCATCTCCACCCGGTGAAGTTCTACGGCCGGGTCGTGGAGCGGAAGGATGCCGGGGGGAAACCGGTCTTCGACTGGGTCGACACCGAGGACGTCATGGCCATGGCCTACGATACCCCCACCCCCGGCTACGGCACCAACACCGTCAACACCATGCGGCTCTGGACCGCCAAGTCGACCCGGGAATTCGACCTCGCCTTCTTCAATGAGGGGAACTACATCCGGGCCGTCGAGAAGAAGATGGTCACCGAAAACATCTCCAAGGTCCTCTATCCGGCCGACAACGTGCCGGAAGGAAAGGAGCTCCGCTTCAAGCAGGAGTATTTCCTCGCCTGCGCCACGGTCTACGACGTCATCTACCGCTTCCGCAAGACCCACGACGACCTGCGGCTCCTCCCGACCAAGGTGGCGATCCAGCTGAACGACACCCACCCCGCCCTCTGCATTCCGGAGATGATGCGGCTGCTGCTGGACCACTACCGGCTCGACTGGGACACCGCCTGGGAGATCACCACGAAGACCTTCGCCTACACCAACCACACCATCCTCCCCGAGGCGCTGGAGAAATGGCCGGTCTGGTTCTTCGAGCATATCCTGCCGCGGCATATCCAGATCATCTACGAGATCAACGACCGGTTCCTGGCCGAGGTCCGCAAGCGGTTTCCCGGTGACACCGGCAAGCTCCAGCGGATGTCCCTCATCGAGGAGCACTGGGAGCGCAAGGTGCGCATGGCCAATCTCGCCATCGTCGGCAGCCATTCGGTGAACGGGGTGGCGGCGCTCCACACCGAGATCCTCAAGGAGAGCGTCTTCCGCGATTTCTACGAGATGTTCCCCGGACGGTTCAACAACAAGACCAACGGCATCACCCAGCGCCGCTGGCTCAAGTGCGCGAACCCCGGCCAGGCGGCACTCATCACCGACGTCATCGGCGACGGATGGGTAAAGGAGCTCTACGAGCTCACGAGGCTTGGCGACCATGCCGCCGACCCCGCCTTCGTGGCACAGTGGCGCCAGGTGAAGCGGGAGAACAAGGAGCGGCTCGCCCGCTACATCCTGGACCACAACTGCGTGCAGGTGAACGTCGATTCCCTCTTCGACTGCCAGGTGAAGCGGATCCACGAATACAAGCGGCAGCTGCTCAACGTGCTCCACGTCATCACCCTCTACAACCGGATTAAGGCGAACCCGGCCGGCGATTTCGTCCCCCGCACCGTCATCTTCAGCGGCAAGGCGGCCCCCGCCTATTTCATCGCCAAGCTGGTCATCAGGCTCATCAACGCCGTAGGGGATGTGGTCAACAACGATCCCGAGATCGGCGACCGCCTCAAGGTCGTCTTCCTCGCCAACTACAGCGTCTCGCTGGCCGAGAGGATCTTCCCCGCCGCCGACCTGTCGGAGCAGATCTCCACCGCCGGCACCGAGGCGTCGGGAACGGGGAACATGAAATTCGCCCTCAACGGCGCCCTCACCATCGGCACCCTGGACGGCGCCAACATCGAGATCATGGAAGAGGTGGGACGCGACAACATCTTCATCTTCGGCATGAACGCCGCCGAGGTGGAAGAGCTGCGCCGCAAGGGGTACAATCCCCGCGACTGGTACGGCCGCAACGCGGAGCTCAAGAAGGTCCTCGACATGATCGCCGAGGGGCGCTTCTCCCCCGACAACCACGACCTCTTCCGCCCCATCGTCGACACCCTCCTCAACCAGGGTGACTACTACATGCTCCTTGCCGACTACGCCTCCTACATCGCTGCCCAGGAAGAGGTGGCCCGCCTCTATCTGGACCAGGACGAATGGGCCCGCAAGGCGATCCTCAACTGCGCGGGGATGGGGAAATTCTCCAGCGACCGGACCATCGCCGAATACGCCCGCGAGATCTGGGAGGTGGAGCCGATGGAAATCCGCCCCGTCCTTGAGTTCCGTCAGCACGACGGCGTGACGGAGAGCTAA
- a CDS encoding NAD(+)/NADH kinase: MKKIAIFAKVHDPRCQGVADELITWLEGRGLVPLVEGHLSRHLGGRSGIAAEEIPALADMAVVLGGDGTLISAARLIGSREIPILGVNLGSLGFLTEITLDELYPSLEACLSGDYRVSHRMMLVSTVERDGREISCHRVLNDVVINKGALARIVDLETVVNGRYLTTFKADGLIISSPTGSTGYSLSANGPIVHPALECLTLTPICPHTLTNRPIVLEADGEVTVRLISQHEDVFLTLDGQVGVKLKCGDVIRVRRAEHRTRLVMSGSKDYFEVLRTKLKWGER, translated from the coding sequence ATGAAAAAAATCGCCATCTTCGCCAAGGTTCACGACCCCCGCTGCCAGGGGGTTGCCGACGAGCTGATCACCTGGCTGGAAGGGCGCGGGCTGGTCCCCCTCGTGGAGGGCCATCTCTCCCGCCACCTGGGGGGGAGGTCGGGGATCGCCGCCGAAGAGATCCCGGCCCTGGCCGACATGGCAGTGGTGCTGGGGGGCGACGGAACCCTCATCTCCGCGGCCCGGCTCATCGGCTCCCGCGAAATACCCATCCTCGGCGTCAACCTCGGGAGCCTCGGCTTCCTGACGGAAATCACCCTCGACGAACTATACCCTTCCCTCGAGGCGTGCCTTTCGGGTGACTACCGCGTTTCGCACCGGATGATGCTCGTATCCACCGTCGAGCGGGACGGGAGGGAAATCTCCTGCCACCGGGTGCTGAACGATGTCGTGATCAACAAGGGGGCCCTCGCCCGGATCGTCGACCTGGAAACGGTGGTGAACGGCCGCTATCTCACCACCTTCAAGGCCGACGGGCTCATCATTTCGAGCCCCACCGGCTCCACCGGCTATTCCCTGTCGGCCAACGGCCCCATCGTCCACCCCGCCCTCGAGTGCCTGACCCTCACCCCCATCTGCCCCCATACCCTTACCAACCGCCCCATCGTACTGGAGGCCGATGGTGAGGTAACGGTGCGCCTCATCTCGCAGCACGAGGATGTCTTTCTTACCCTCGACGGCCAGGTGGGGGTGAAGCTGAAGTGCGGCGATGTCATCCGGGTGCGCCGGGCCGAGCACCGGACGCGGCTCGTGATGTCGGGGAGCAAGGACTACTTCGAGGTGCTCAGGACGAAATTGAAATGGGGGGAAAGGTGA
- the recN gene encoding DNA repair protein RecN — protein MLTDLSIKNLAIIDSLHVPFRDGLTILTGETGAGKSIIIDAVTLIMGGRASADLIRTGEEEATVEALFLLPSDSRLSLRLEEMGIECDGELLVKRIVSRSGRNRVFVGGGLSTLGMLAEIARDLVNIYGQHESQTLLRPENHLTLLDGFAGLQPLRGAYTALFDEYRAIEARLREMEEGEREVARRLDLLSFQAEEIRAAALSPGEDEELERERSLLVHGEKLLRSSQESFEILYGGDGAVLDKLAEVKAGIAEITSVDPTLGPLLETLETATAQLEDAALTLRDYAARVEADPARLERLEERLDLIRRLKKKYAPSVAEIIAYGEEVTRELDALANREQARGELDAALARLKAELAEKGREISARRRAAARELKEAMEREIHQLAMKHALFEAAFEEYPEPRATGMERVEFLFSPNPGETPKPLSRIASGGELSRLMLALKQILPESDVPTLIFDEVDTGIGGATSALVGEKLKRVSRRQQVLCITHLPQVAAFADHHYKVEKQVAEGRTATAVTPLEDEERVAEMARMLGGVTITDRTREHAREMIEEGRKAAV, from the coding sequence ATGCTCACAGACCTTTCCATCAAGAATCTCGCCATCATCGATTCGCTCCACGTCCCGTTCCGCGATGGACTGACCATCCTGACCGGAGAGACCGGGGCGGGAAAGTCGATCATTATCGACGCGGTCACCCTCATCATGGGGGGGCGTGCCTCGGCCGATCTGATCCGTACCGGCGAGGAGGAGGCGACCGTGGAGGCGCTCTTTCTCCTTCCCTCCGACTCGCGGCTGTCGCTGCGGCTGGAGGAGATGGGGATCGAGTGCGACGGGGAACTCCTCGTGAAGCGGATCGTGTCACGCTCCGGGCGCAACCGGGTCTTCGTCGGAGGAGGGCTTTCGACCCTCGGCATGCTTGCGGAGATCGCCCGGGACCTGGTCAATATCTACGGTCAGCACGAGTCCCAGACGCTGCTTCGCCCCGAAAACCACCTGACGCTGTTGGATGGCTTCGCGGGGCTTCAGCCGCTGCGGGGCGCCTACACGGCGCTCTTCGACGAGTACCGGGCCATCGAGGCCCGTCTCCGGGAGATGGAGGAGGGGGAGCGGGAGGTGGCCCGGCGACTCGACCTGCTTTCGTTCCAGGCGGAGGAGATCCGGGCGGCGGCCCTTTCTCCCGGCGAGGACGAGGAGCTGGAGCGGGAGAGGAGCCTCCTCGTCCATGGCGAGAAGCTCCTGCGGAGCAGCCAGGAGTCCTTCGAGATCCTCTATGGCGGAGACGGGGCGGTCCTCGATAAATTGGCTGAAGTCAAGGCGGGGATTGCCGAAATAACTTCTGTGGACCCGACGCTGGGGCCGCTGCTTGAAACCCTTGAAACCGCCACGGCACAGCTTGAGGACGCGGCCCTGACCCTGCGGGATTACGCCGCCCGGGTCGAGGCCGACCCGGCACGGCTGGAACGGCTGGAGGAGCGGCTCGACCTGATCCGCCGCCTCAAGAAAAAGTATGCCCCTTCGGTGGCGGAGATCATCGCCTACGGCGAGGAGGTTACCCGCGAGCTCGACGCGCTCGCCAACCGCGAACAGGCCCGGGGAGAGCTCGATGCGGCCCTGGCGCGGCTGAAGGCGGAGCTTGCGGAGAAGGGGAGGGAAATCTCGGCGAGGCGCCGCGCCGCGGCCCGGGAACTCAAGGAGGCCATGGAGCGGGAGATCCACCAGCTCGCCATGAAGCACGCCCTGTTCGAGGCCGCCTTCGAGGAATACCCGGAACCCCGGGCCACGGGGATGGAGCGGGTGGAGTTCCTCTTCTCCCCCAACCCCGGCGAGACTCCCAAGCCCCTGTCGCGCATCGCCTCCGGCGGCGAGCTGTCGCGCCTGATGCTGGCGCTCAAGCAGATCCTTCCCGAGAGCGACGTGCCGACCCTGATCTTCGACGAGGTCGACACCGGCATCGGCGGCGCCACCTCGGCTCTTGTCGGCGAAAAGCTCAAGCGGGTGAGCCGCAGGCAGCAGGTGCTCTGCATCACCCACCTTCCCCAGGTGGCGGCCTTTGCCGACCACCATTACAAGGTGGAGAAGCAGGTGGCGGAGGGGCGCACCGCCACCGCCGTCACGCCGCTTGAGGACGAGGAGCGGGTGGCCGAGATGGCCCGCATGCTCGGCGGGGTCACCATCACCGACCGGACCCGGGAGCACGCCCGCGAAATGATCGAAGAAGGGCGAAAGGCCGCGGTGTAG
- a CDS encoding HDOD domain-containing protein yields the protein MTDKRTMIFEIIAETSSLPTIPGVVSRLQALSENRRSTIEEMARLVSSDQILSARVLRLVNSPSYGFYRVSTISNALILLGVNVIKSLALSSSIFEIMGKSIVGLWEHSLGAGVAANVIARHLKLPEVEEISTAALLHDIGKVIIKEKCPNDYAAIERLMAERNLTMLEAEREHLGTDHAEIGEWLVRSWYLPDKLSEPVACHHDVARAATHHVKTAVVHCADVLVKASGFGFSGDEYVPRIQPAAWERLGLTEEGLAAIVEEFEEKLVETRNFSLEIQSADEE from the coding sequence TTGACTGACAAGCGGACCATGATCTTCGAGATCATCGCCGAGACGAGTTCCCTCCCGACGATTCCGGGCGTGGTCTCCCGGCTCCAGGCCCTCTCGGAGAACCGCAGGTCCACCATCGAGGAGATGGCGCGTCTCGTCTCCTCGGACCAGATCCTCTCGGCCCGCGTGCTGAGGCTCGTCAACTCCCCATCCTACGGCTTTTACCGGGTCTCCACCATCTCTAATGCCCTGATCCTCCTCGGGGTGAACGTCATCAAGAGTCTGGCCCTCAGCTCATCCATCTTCGAGATCATGGGGAAGAGCATCGTCGGGCTCTGGGAGCATTCCCTGGGGGCGGGGGTGGCGGCCAACGTCATCGCCCGTCATCTGAAGCTCCCCGAGGTGGAGGAGATATCCACCGCGGCCCTTCTCCATGACATCGGCAAGGTGATCATCAAGGAGAAATGCCCGAACGACTACGCCGCCATCGAACGGCTCATGGCGGAGCGCAATCTGACGATGCTGGAGGCGGAACGGGAGCACCTCGGCACCGACCATGCCGAGATCGGGGAGTGGCTCGTGCGGAGCTGGTACCTTCCCGACAAGCTGAGCGAGCCGGTGGCGTGCCATCACGACGTGGCCCGCGCCGCCACCCACCATGTGAAGACCGCCGTGGTGCATTGTGCCGATGTCCTCGTGAAGGCCAGCGGCTTCGGTTTCAGCGGCGACGAGTACGTCCCCCGCATCCAGCCGGCGGCGTGGGAGCGGCTCGGACTCACCGAAGAGGGGCTGGCGGCCATCGTGGAAGAGTTCGAGGAAAAGCTGGTGGAAACGAGAAACTTCAGCCTGGAGATACAATCGGCCGATGAGGAATAG